The Methanothrix soehngenii GP6 genome has a window encoding:
- a CDS encoding MerR family transcriptional regulator — MPADRIPIARFSAITRISQRALRYYDRLEILVPEARDPFTGYRYYTSSQMELGVKIKAICSLGFSLEDLKTYLQAEACGDWDTVDSLMEGRLSAVRLEILRLKRIEALLKEERTELIGMALTEPAVKDVPALRVICRKETGILSPTIEKLIGELFSFVDLPASKRNQLKVIGPVIAIYHEDCAKGNENDRERGDEHVSVEAEAISDWSEKEVSIEVALPIAGKVEGEGSGIEVKSLPAARMLSMIHKGSYPTLHKSYQSVFKYMAGAGLEVAGPIRELYLSDPCKTAEEELLTEIQIPYRKER; from the coding sequence ATGCCAGCCGATCGAATACCGATAGCCAGGTTCTCAGCCATCACCAGGATATCCCAGAGGGCGCTGCGTTACTACGACCGATTGGAAATCCTGGTACCGGAGGCAAGGGATCCCTTCACCGGCTATAGGTACTACACATCCTCCCAGATGGAACTGGGGGTGAAGATCAAAGCCATCTGCAGCCTAGGCTTCTCACTTGAGGACTTGAAGACATACCTGCAAGCCGAGGCTTGCGGCGATTGGGATACTGTTGATAGTCTCATGGAGGGACGGCTCTCTGCCGTCCGGTTGGAGATCTTGCGGCTGAAGAGGATCGAGGCCTTGCTGAAAGAGGAACGAACGGAGTTGATAGGAATGGCATTAACAGAGCCTGCGGTAAAAGATGTACCGGCACTGCGAGTCATCTGCCGGAAGGAGACGGGAATTCTCAGCCCAACCATCGAAAAGCTGATCGGAGAGCTATTCTCTTTTGTCGATCTCCCAGCCAGCAAGAGAAATCAGTTGAAGGTTATCGGTCCAGTCATCGCCATCTACCATGAGGACTGTGCGAAAGGGAATGAGAATGATAGAGAAAGAGGAGACGAGCATGTCAGCGTTGAGGCCGAGGCTATCTCCGATTGGTCGGAGAAGGAGGTCAGCATCGAGGTCGCCCTTCCCATTGCGGGAAAAGTGGAGGGTGAAGGTTCAGGAATCGAGGTCAAGAGCCTGCCGGCTGCCAGAATGCTTTCGATGATCCACAAGGGCAGCTATCCTACCCTGCACAAGTCCTACCAGTCCGTCTTCAAGTACATGGCCGGGGCCGGTCTGGAAGTAGCCGGACCGATCCGGGAGCTGTACCTTAGTGATCCCTGCAAGACGGCAGAGGAGGAGCTGTTGACTGAGATCCAGATTCCATATAGAAAAGAGAGGTGA
- a CDS encoding DUF362 domain-containing protein: MNNSDNSVSSTCADEKLSPAVGIHYSSDISRRWEKINADMRQIQVSGVQGTDISAVYANTSTRRKIPPDNPLPTVGFSCMTREPADDEIPHLVDDAIAQVLGPRGLSEIIKRGDRVVIKVNVVGPSQGLPGEKGRGIISDPRIVRYVAGKVREIIGFDGSADLKVIDATFTPEKNPSDKNNPQSFYYARLQRSAGNSVEANDICYDYDADGILDGGSGAKLVNLDSVQKSDRFLAVVDEPIRGRSEVWLPKFLRTKDQAQGESEYCDVYIGIPILKSHGLCGTTGALKLHWGSMLGLLEKQEHAGYGFGTGDIRMFLDYLCALNRARGFDLVIMDALTGNRSGPANKVEDKDAKTDFILVNAILCSRDSVAIDTVETLLSGYQLDSVPLLESAFRDGIGINKPAHIDLLGFDAFANHKQWLREHYSGCMTGSYPFENGWGNAKIQDDFNAPVDVKVSCKREGTGYMFEYTASEPTPCIHKLARIDLLVNGTVVQRIFDNLNGGRVAIDLAEYRGQNVRCRIAAWDMALNCTLSEETEMKVD; encoded by the coding sequence ATGAATAACTCTGATAATTCTGTCTCTTCCACCTGTGCTGATGAGAAGTTATCTCCCGCGGTCGGCATCCACTACTCCAGCGATATCAGCCGTCGATGGGAAAAGATCAACGCGGACATGAGACAAATCCAGGTTTCCGGTGTGCAAGGGACAGACATTTCCGCGGTTTACGCCAATACGAGCACCAGGCGAAAAATTCCCCCAGATAATCCCCTGCCAACTGTGGGTTTTTCATGCATGACCAGGGAACCTGCTGACGACGAGATACCTCATCTTGTTGATGACGCTATCGCCCAGGTGCTGGGCCCACGAGGCCTTTCAGAGATCATCAAGAGGGGCGACAGGGTCGTCATCAAGGTCAACGTCGTCGGGCCAAGCCAGGGTCTTCCAGGCGAGAAAGGCAGGGGGATCATATCCGATCCGAGGATCGTAAGGTATGTTGCCGGAAAGGTGCGAGAGATCATCGGATTTGACGGCAGTGCGGATCTTAAGGTAATCGACGCAACATTCACTCCCGAAAAGAATCCATCCGACAAAAATAATCCTCAAAGTTTTTATTATGCCCGTTTGCAGCGAAGTGCAGGAAATTCCGTCGAGGCAAACGATATCTGTTATGACTATGATGCCGATGGTATTCTCGATGGAGGGTCCGGGGCCAAGCTCGTCAACCTCGATTCCGTTCAGAAGTCAGACCGGTTCCTTGCTGTTGTCGATGAGCCTATACGGGGACGGTCTGAGGTTTGGCTCCCCAAGTTCCTGCGGACAAAGGATCAGGCACAAGGTGAGTCAGAATACTGCGATGTTTATATCGGGATACCCATTCTGAAAAGCCATGGACTTTGCGGCACGACAGGAGCACTAAAACTCCACTGGGGATCGATGCTCGGCCTCCTTGAAAAGCAGGAGCATGCCGGATATGGATTCGGTACAGGGGACATCCGGATGTTCCTTGATTACCTGTGTGCGCTGAACCGTGCAAGAGGATTCGACCTGGTGATCATGGATGCACTCACTGGAAACCGGAGCGGCCCGGCGAACAAAGTGGAAGATAAGGATGCCAAGACCGATTTCATTCTCGTGAACGCAATTCTCTGTTCGAGAGATTCCGTGGCAATCGACACTGTTGAGACGCTTCTTAGCGGATACCAGCTGGATTCGGTTCCCCTCCTGGAATCAGCATTCCGGGATGGGATAGGGATCAATAAGCCTGCTCACATCGACCTGCTGGGATTCGATGCGTTTGCCAATCACAAGCAATGGTTGCGTGAGCATTATTCAGGCTGCATGACCGGGAGTTATCCGTTCGAGAATGGATGGGGAAATGCAAAGATCCAGGATGACTTCAATGCCCCCGTGGACGTAAAAGTATCCTGCAAGAGAGAGGGCACTGGTTATATGTTCGAATACACGGCATCAGAGCCTACCCCCTGCATCCACAAGCTTGCGAGGATCGATCTTTTGGTAAATGGGACTGTTGTGCAGCGGATCTTCGACAATCTTAATGGTGGAAGAGTGGCGATCGACCTTGCGGAGTACAGAGGCCAGAATGTGCGATGCCGCATTGCTGCCTGGGATATGGCGCTCAATTGCACGCTTTCGGAAGAGACGGAAATGAAGGTAGATTGA